A genomic region of Blattabacterium cuenoti contains the following coding sequences:
- the gyrB gene encoding DNA topoisomerase (ATP-hydrolyzing) subunit B, with translation MNKKHNTIKDYTADSIQSLEGIEHIRLRPSMYIGDVGIRGLHHLVYEVIDNSVDEALAGFCNKIWVTIHKNGFITVLDNGRGIPIEIHKKEGISALEVVMTKIGAGGKFDKNSYKVSGGLHGVGISCVNALSQKLIVTIYRNGKIYQQEYFQGKALNPVKFLGKTNMQGTKIYYLADHSIFNSIIYNYEILSNRLKELSFLNKGLYLFLKDERENIKEHFFSKNGLKEYLPILDKNHESLTKNILFIEGEKDNTVVEIAMQYNTSFKEKIYSYVNNINTYEGGTHISGFRRALTRTFKKYVDGYGILSNKIEFTGDDFREGITAIISVRVMEPQFEGQTKTKLSNHEVGGIVEKIMGEALYSYLEEHPSDRKKIIDKIILAAKARQAAKKARELIIQKKNPINSVLPGKLADCSFNNPENCEIYLVEGDSAGGTAKQGRDRNFQAILPLRGKILNVEKAMQYKIFENEEIKNIFTSLGVSIGTEEDQKILNIKKLRYNKVIIMTDADIDGSHISTLILTLFFRYMKPLIEKGHIYIATPPLYFIRKGNHYQYAWNDKERENIIHKLGGRKSINIQRYKGLGEMNAEQLWETTMNPKKRTLRKVNIDDYSEADKIFSILMGDEVPPRRNFIEQNAIHAKIDV, from the coding sequence ATGAATAAAAAACATAATACAATAAAAGATTATACAGCAGATAGTATTCAATCTCTTGAAGGGATTGAACATATTAGACTCAGACCCTCTATGTATATTGGAGACGTTGGGATTAGAGGGTTACATCATTTAGTTTACGAAGTGATAGATAATTCTGTAGATGAAGCTTTAGCAGGATTTTGCAATAAAATATGGGTAACAATTCATAAAAATGGATTTATCACTGTACTTGACAATGGTCGTGGTATTCCAATAGAAATTCATAAAAAAGAAGGAATATCGGCTCTAGAAGTTGTTATGACAAAAATTGGTGCAGGTGGTAAATTTGATAAAAATTCTTATAAAGTTTCTGGAGGATTACATGGAGTCGGAATTTCTTGTGTTAATGCTCTGTCTCAAAAACTTATAGTTACAATTTATAGAAACGGAAAAATTTATCAACAAGAGTATTTTCAAGGAAAAGCCCTTAATCCTGTAAAATTTTTAGGAAAAACAAATATGCAAGGAACAAAAATTTATTATCTTGCTGATCATTCTATTTTCAATTCCATTATATATAATTATGAAATTTTATCGAATCGATTGAAAGAATTATCTTTTTTAAATAAAGGTTTGTACTTATTTTTGAAAGACGAAAGAGAGAATATAAAAGAACATTTTTTTTCTAAAAATGGATTAAAAGAATATCTCCCAATTTTAGATAAAAATCATGAATCTTTAACCAAAAATATCCTTTTTATTGAAGGAGAGAAAGATAATACGGTTGTCGAAATTGCAATGCAATACAACACTTCTTTTAAAGAAAAAATTTATTCTTATGTGAATAATATCAATACTTATGAAGGAGGAACTCATATTTCAGGTTTCCGAAGAGCATTAACAAGAACGTTTAAAAAATATGTAGATGGATATGGCATTTTATCTAATAAAATAGAATTCACTGGAGATGATTTTAGAGAAGGAATTACAGCTATTATATCTGTTAGAGTAATGGAACCCCAATTTGAAGGACAAACTAAAACCAAATTAAGTAATCACGAAGTAGGAGGTATTGTGGAAAAAATTATGGGAGAAGCGTTGTATAGTTATTTAGAAGAACACCCTAGTGATAGAAAAAAAATTATTGATAAAATAATATTAGCAGCTAAAGCACGTCAAGCAGCTAAGAAAGCTCGTGAATTAATAATACAGAAAAAAAATCCTATAAATAGTGTTTTACCTGGAAAATTAGCGGATTGTTCTTTCAATAATCCAGAAAATTGTGAAATTTATTTAGTAGAAGGAGATTCTGCTGGAGGGACGGCTAAACAAGGAAGAGATAGGAATTTTCAAGCAATTTTACCCTTGCGAGGGAAAATACTAAATGTTGAAAAAGCTATGCAATATAAAATATTTGAAAATGAGGAAATAAAAAATATATTTACTTCTTTAGGAGTTTCTATTGGAACAGAAGAAGATCAAAAAATTTTAAATATAAAAAAACTTAGATATAATAAAGTCATTATTATGACAGATGCAGATATAGATGGAAGTCATATTTCTACTTTAATTTTAACATTATTCTTTCGTTATATGAAACCCTTAATAGAAAAAGGACACATTTATATTGCTACACCTCCACTTTATTTCATTCGAAAAGGAAATCATTATCAATATGCTTGGAATGATAAAGAAAGAGAAAATATTATCCATAAATTAGGAGGAAGAAAATCTATCAATATACAACGCTATAAAGGCTTAGGAGAAATGAATGCAGAACAACTTTGGGAAACAACAATGAATCCAAAAAAAAGAACTTTACGTAAAGTGAATATAGACGATTATTCAGAAGCAGACAAAATATTCTCCATTCTTATGGGAGATGAAGTTCCCCCACGAAGAAATTTTATAGAACAAAATGCAATACATGCAAAAATTGATGTTTAG
- the ruvA gene encoding Holliday junction branch migration protein RuvA: protein MITHLIGKLVEKNQSYLIIDCHGVGYHLYISSYTYSSLFEKEGKDVYIHTYLFIKENQHVLYGFFDKKERKIFSYLISVNGIGPSSAIMLLSSLTPYEIEKSISQEDVKVFNKVKGIGLKIAKRIIIELKDKIIKEIITKKEKNVKLLENTPYLIKKEALSALSVLGFSPQESKKVLDDILDKNTELSVENLIKESLKKL from the coding sequence GTGATAACACATTTAATAGGAAAGTTAGTAGAAAAAAATCAATCTTATTTAATAATAGATTGTCATGGAGTAGGATATCATCTTTATATATCCTCATATACCTATTCTTCTTTATTTGAAAAAGAAGGAAAAGATGTTTACATACATACTTATCTGTTCATAAAAGAAAATCAACATGTTTTGTATGGTTTTTTTGATAAAAAAGAAAGAAAAATATTTTCTTATTTAATATCTGTAAACGGAATAGGCCCTAGTTCTGCTATCATGTTACTATCTTCTCTAACTCCATATGAAATAGAAAAATCTATATCTCAAGAAGATGTTAAAGTATTTAATAAAGTTAAAGGAATTGGTTTAAAAATAGCTAAAAGAATTATTATTGAACTAAAAGATAAAATTATTAAAGAAATTATTACTAAAAAAGAAAAAAACGTAAAATTATTGGAAAATACACCTTATTTAATAAAAAAAGAAGCTTTAAGTGCTTTGAGTGTGCTTGGTTTTTCTCCTCAAGAGTCTAAAAAAGTTTTGGATGATATTTTGGATAAAAATACAGAATTATCTGTAGAAAATCTTATTAAAGAATCTTTGAAAAAATTATAA
- the der gene encoding ribosome biogenesis GTPase Der yields the protein MNYIVSIVGRPNVGKSTLFNRLVGRRKAVVHVTSGVTRDRIYGDSEWNGVKFSVVDTGGFSVSKNDVLEKEIKNQICTAIKESDVILFLVDIKIGILDADIEFSKILRKYKKIILLVVNKVDNGKSMYSDTDFFRLGFEKYYYISAKNGSGTGELLDKLIEILKTEFFLKQKKKILEDEFLPRFSIVGRPNVGKSTLINSFLNTNHHIVTNISGTTRDSLDVLYNKYECILVDTPGIRKKSKIKDNIEFYSTMRTFKSIEYADVCFLMVDAVCGWEKQDMNIFRLVEKNNKGVIILINKWDLFHHKPNYDTQKNYEFFIRKKISPFYNVPILFISAKNKDGIHNIIPTAYKVLKTRKNRLKTNILNKIMLPIFKKNPPTPNKKNKFITIKYCTQLPSCTPKFIFFSNFPKNIKESYKRFIENKIRFYFDFIGVPIQIFFRKK from the coding sequence ATGAATTATATCGTATCTATAGTAGGACGTCCTAATGTAGGAAAATCAACTTTATTTAATCGTCTTGTAGGAAGAAGAAAAGCTGTTGTTCATGTTACAAGTGGAGTAACAAGAGATCGTATTTATGGAGATTCAGAATGGAATGGCGTAAAATTTTCTGTAGTAGATACTGGTGGTTTTTCAGTTTCAAAAAATGATGTACTGGAAAAAGAAATAAAAAACCAAATTTGTACAGCTATTAAAGAATCTGATGTAATTTTATTTTTAGTAGATATAAAAATAGGAATATTAGATGCGGATATAGAATTTTCTAAAATTTTAAGAAAATATAAAAAAATAATTTTATTAGTAGTGAATAAAGTAGATAACGGAAAATCTATGTATTCTGATACAGATTTTTTCCGTTTAGGATTTGAAAAATATTACTATATATCAGCTAAAAATGGGAGTGGAACAGGAGAATTACTAGATAAATTAATAGAAATTTTAAAAACGGAATTTTTTTTAAAACAAAAGAAAAAAATATTGGAAGACGAATTTCTTCCTCGTTTTTCAATAGTAGGACGTCCAAATGTAGGAAAATCAACTTTAATTAACTCTTTTCTAAATACAAATCATCATATTGTGACAAATATTTCGGGGACAACCAGGGATAGTCTAGACGTGTTATATAATAAATATGAATGTATTTTAGTAGATACACCTGGAATCAGAAAAAAATCCAAAATAAAAGATAACATTGAATTTTATTCTACTATGAGAACGTTTAAATCAATAGAATATGCGGATGTTTGTTTTTTAATGGTAGATGCAGTTTGTGGATGGGAAAAACAGGATATGAATATTTTTAGATTAGTGGAAAAAAATAACAAAGGGGTTATAATTCTTATTAATAAATGGGATTTATTTCATCATAAACCAAATTATGATACACAAAAAAATTACGAATTTTTTATAAGAAAAAAAATTTCTCCATTTTATAATGTTCCCATTCTTTTTATATCCGCTAAAAATAAAGATGGAATACACAATATTATTCCCACTGCTTATAAAGTTCTAAAAACCCGTAAAAATAGATTAAAAACGAATATTTTAAATAAAATTATGTTACCAATTTTTAAAAAAAATCCTCCAACTCCTAATAAAAAAAATAAATTCATAACTATAAAGTATTGTACTCAGTTGCCTTCATGCACTCCAAAATTTATTTTTTTTTCTAATTTTCCTAAAAATATAAAAGAATCTTATAAAAGATTTATTGAAAATAAAATTCGTTTTTACTTTGATTTTATAGGTGTCCCTATACAAATTTTTTTTAGAAAAAAATAA
- the argH gene encoding argininosuccinate lyase, which produces MKIWEKKKNFSFSKEIENFTSSKDSKIDLLLAPHDVIGTIAHIIMLKSIGLLNKKDLKILIQELRNIYLNEILKNNFKINEGIEDIHSQIEFLLTNRLGEVGKKIHSGRSRNDQILVDLKLFVRTEIKEIVYMTYSFFDLLLKLSEQHKNILMPGYTHYQIAMPSSFGLWFAAYAEGLIDDLLLMQTAYRIVNKNPLGSAAGYGSSLPLNRKMTTDLLGFENLNYNVVYAQMGRGKMERIVSESISSLARTLGKMAQDICLYLSQNFNFISFPDHLTTGSSIMPHKKNPDVFEIIRAKCNRMTSLPNEISLISSNLCSGYHRDFQIIKERFIPIFEEIKKCFSMFQYMLNHIIVKKDILLDDKYQYLFSVEVVNKLVIEKGFSFRKAYQKVGLDIQNGCFKPFTKGCYSHEGSIGNLCNSKIRNLMEDVIKEFKFDKLDEVIKRLIYKKIHFYGSSKNPIFV; this is translated from the coding sequence GTGAAAATTTGGGAAAAAAAAAAGAATTTTAGTTTTAGTAAAGAAATAGAAAATTTTACTTCAAGTAAGGACTCAAAAATAGATTTACTTTTGGCTCCACATGATGTTATAGGAACCATAGCTCATATTATTATGTTAAAAAGTATAGGATTATTAAATAAAAAAGATTTAAAAATTTTAATTCAGGAATTGCGTAACATTTATCTTAACGAAATTTTAAAGAATAATTTTAAGATTAATGAAGGGATAGAAGATATTCATTCTCAAATAGAATTTTTACTAACCAATCGTTTAGGAGAAGTAGGAAAAAAAATACATAGTGGTAGATCCAGAAATGATCAAATTTTGGTAGATTTAAAACTTTTTGTTCGTACAGAAATCAAGGAAATCGTATACATGACTTATTCTTTTTTTGATTTATTATTAAAATTAAGTGAACAACATAAAAATATATTAATGCCTGGTTATACTCATTATCAAATAGCGATGCCTTCTTCTTTTGGTCTTTGGTTTGCTGCATATGCAGAAGGGTTAATAGATGATTTACTCTTAATGCAGACCGCATATCGTATCGTAAACAAAAATCCTTTAGGGTCCGCCGCAGGTTATGGATCTTCTTTACCTTTAAATAGAAAAATGACAACTGATTTATTGGGTTTCGAAAATTTAAATTATAATGTAGTATATGCTCAAATGGGACGTGGAAAAATGGAAAGAATTGTTTCAGAATCTATTTCTTCTTTGGCAAGAACTTTAGGTAAAATGGCACAAGATATTTGCTTATACTTAAGTCAAAATTTTAATTTTATTAGTTTTCCTGATCATCTTACTACCGGGTCTAGCATTATGCCTCACAAGAAGAATCCAGATGTTTTTGAAATTATAAGAGCAAAATGTAATAGAATGACCTCGTTACCTAATGAAATTTCTTTGATTTCTTCTAATTTATGTTCCGGATATCATAGAGATTTTCAAATTATTAAAGAAAGATTTATTCCTATTTTTGAAGAAATAAAAAAATGTTTTTCTATGTTTCAATATATGTTGAATCATATCATAGTAAAAAAGGATATTCTTTTAGATGATAAATATCAATACTTGTTTAGTGTTGAGGTCGTGAACAAATTAGTTATTGAAAAAGGATTTTCTTTCAGAAAAGCTTATCAAAAAGTAGGTTTAGATATACAAAATGGATGTTTCAAACCCTTTACTAAGGGATGTTATTCTCATGAAGGAAGTATAGGAAATTTGTGCAATTCTAAAATTAGAAATTTGATGGAAGATGTAATTAAAGAATTTAAGTTTGATAAACTTGATGAAGTTATAAAACGTTTAATTTATAAAAAAATCCATTTTTATGGATCCTCTAAAAATCCGATTTTTGTTTGA
- a CDS encoding undecaprenyl-diphosphate phosphatase: MNYIQSILLGILEGITEFFPISSTGHMIIAASIMGILENRITNLFLISVQFGAVLSVIFLYRNKFFFQKLDFYLKVFIASFPVCIFGFLLNKITNFFLDKPLIVALSLLIGGLVILKVEIVYEKNFHNRKNSITYLKAFIIGLFQCMALIPGVSRSATNIVACMLQNVNRKKTIEFSFFLSIPVIGIATCKKLFDYYFQLNSFTFKDIELLLLGNIASFIAGMISIKCFIKYLNNFKLFGYYRIFLGTFFLIIHYLIKPIVKF; the protein is encoded by the coding sequence ATGAATTATATTCAATCGATCCTATTAGGAATTCTTGAAGGAATTACAGAATTTTTTCCTATTTCTTCTACAGGACACATGATTATTGCGGCTTCCATAATGGGAATTCTAGAAAATAGAATAACAAATTTATTTCTTATTTCTGTTCAATTTGGAGCCGTTTTATCTGTAATTTTTTTATATAGAAACAAGTTTTTTTTTCAAAAATTAGATTTTTATCTCAAAGTATTCATAGCTAGTTTTCCTGTATGTATTTTTGGTTTTTTATTGAACAAAATAACCAATTTTTTTTTAGATAAACCACTTATAGTCGCTTTATCTCTTTTGATAGGAGGATTAGTAATTTTGAAAGTAGAAATTGTTTATGAAAAAAATTTTCATAATAGAAAAAATAGTATTACTTATTTGAAAGCTTTTATTATTGGATTATTTCAATGTATGGCTTTAATACCAGGAGTATCTAGAAGCGCAACTAACATTGTTGCTTGTATGTTACAAAATGTGAATAGAAAAAAAACTATTGAATTTTCTTTTTTTTTATCTATCCCTGTCATTGGAATTGCTACATGTAAAAAATTATTTGACTATTATTTTCAATTAAATTCTTTTACATTTAAAGATATAGAATTATTATTATTAGGAAACATCGCGTCTTTTATCGCTGGAATGATATCTATCAAATGTTTCATAAAATATTTAAATAATTTTAAATTATTCGGATACTATAGAATTTTTTTAGGAACTTTTTTTCTTATTATACATTATTTAATAAAACCGATTGTAAAATTTTGA
- the trmD gene encoding tRNA (guanosine(37)-N1)-methyltransferase TrmD: protein MLRIDIVSIVPEIFHSPFSNSIIKKAMNKGIIDIYVHDLRKYGLGKRKNVDDYPYGGGSGMVIRIEPVYQCFSKLLSERDYDEKIFMSPDGKLFSQKYAQDLIDKKNIIILCGRYKGIDQRIRENLISKEISIGNYILSGGELAAAVVVESMVRLLPGVIQNKDSILTDSFQKKYFIAPPIYTRPVIYKGWAVPKILLSGHHKKIKDWLDKKSIKFKQKSDF, encoded by the coding sequence GTGTTACGTATAGATATTGTTAGTATAGTACCTGAAATTTTTCATAGTCCTTTTTCAAATTCCATTATTAAAAAGGCTATGAATAAAGGAATAATTGATATTTATGTTCATGATTTACGTAAATATGGTTTAGGGAAAAGAAAAAATGTGGATGATTATCCTTATGGAGGTGGATCAGGTATGGTAATTAGAATAGAGCCCGTATATCAATGTTTTTCAAAACTTTTATCAGAAAGAGATTATGATGAAAAAATTTTTATGAGTCCTGATGGAAAGTTATTTTCACAAAAATATGCTCAAGATTTAATTGACAAGAAAAATATTATCATTCTTTGTGGACGTTATAAAGGAATTGATCAAAGAATCAGGGAGAACTTAATCTCTAAAGAAATTTCTATTGGAAATTATATTTTATCTGGAGGAGAATTAGCTGCTGCTGTTGTTGTAGAATCTATGGTTAGATTGTTACCTGGAGTAATACAAAATAAAGATTCCATTCTAACAGATTCTTTCCAAAAAAAATACTTTATAGCACCTCCTATTTACACTAGGCCCGTTATTTATAAAGGATGGGCTGTCCCAAAAATACTTTTATCTGGACATCATAAGAAGATAAAGGATTGGTTAGATAAAAAATCTATAAAATTCAAACAAAAATCGGATTTTTAG
- the truB gene encoding tRNA pseudouridine(55) synthase TruB — translation MSEFKNGKILLVDKPWGWTSFDIVKKIKNSILTATTKKENLKIGHAGTLDPFATGLLIVLTGKYTKKVNEIQNYKKIYTGIIKLGCETLSFDSETKEQNFSSVSHITPQLIKKISKKFLGEIDQYPPYFSALKTKGKRFYEYARKGLKIIIKSRRVKIYKFHILKIGIPYIKFFIECGKGTYIRSIAQEFGKALRSGAYILSLRRERIGNFSMNYSSLELNFSKEFTCYLLD, via the coding sequence TTGTCAGAATTTAAAAATGGGAAAATATTGTTAGTAGATAAACCATGGGGATGGACTTCTTTTGATATTGTTAAAAAAATAAAAAATTCTATTCTTACTGCTACTACAAAAAAAGAAAATTTAAAAATTGGGCATGCAGGAACTTTAGATCCTTTTGCAACAGGTTTATTAATTGTCCTCACAGGAAAATATACTAAAAAAGTAAATGAGATTCAAAATTATAAAAAAATTTATACAGGTATTATAAAATTAGGCTGTGAAACCTTATCTTTTGATTCAGAAACAAAAGAACAGAATTTTTCTTCCGTTTCACATATTACTCCTCAATTGATTAAAAAAATATCTAAAAAATTTTTGGGAGAAATAGATCAATATCCTCCATATTTTTCTGCGTTAAAAACAAAAGGAAAAAGATTCTATGAATATGCTCGAAAAGGGCTAAAAATTATTATAAAATCTAGACGTGTTAAAATTTATAAATTTCATATCCTAAAAATAGGAATTCCCTATATAAAATTTTTCATAGAATGCGGAAAAGGAACTTATATTCGATCTATCGCCCAAGAATTTGGTAAAGCGCTTCGAAGCGGAGCTTATATCCTTTCATTAAGAAGAGAACGGATAGGAAATTTTTCCATGAATTATTCTTCTCTAGAATTAAATTTTTCAAAAGAATTTACATGTTACTTGCTCGATTAA
- a CDS encoding inorganic phosphate transporter, producing the protein MNFFYPSIIVVLFLLSIFDLIVGLINDAVNFLNSAIGSKVSSRQTIMTFASLGILLGALLSSGMMEVARKGVFDPSYFYFSDIIFIFLSVMISDIILLDIFNTLGYPTSTTVSMVFCLLGAAFSITMIKMISPLNNEPLHHLTLYIKAEKTFTISIGIFLSIIISFTSGAFIHYFIRSLFSFEYESRLKYVGVIWSAISLSSMTYFLIVRGLHSTLQGIIDENQTEFSLFIQYFIKWIHHNFFIFLLTLFSTWTLISKIFVSLGYNILKFVVLYGTFSLAMAFAGNDLVNFIGIPIASIQSYKIWKESGSPPAEKFNMKSLSGNVQVPSSVLIFAGMIMIFTLWFSKKTKNITSTELNLSRQNEGPEKFLSNPFSRGIVRFFLYFGNNFFKLFPKRFLVKIEKNFKPKKIQKEKNIAFDLVRASANLTISSILISIATVQKLPLSTTFVTFMVSMGTSLSDRAWDRESAVYRVSGVLKVIRGWFLTGFIAFIMAGFIAVFLYFFKAWALSFLIFFILFLFYRSYKNYNKMKGIKMEKKPFFGIVNLTLEITLSNTLDILKPIFEYIENIYKNSIEGITKENLVILQKSRNNFLKVKENFTKIHNSLIKVIRKTKKHEPISGILYLHINNKTKEIVESLDIITNHTLFHVINSHKPLKYQQKNNLLTLEHLMMKHLNIIKRIIIDKNCKGIKFPCTIQNDIIKIIEEQMNQQVMGIIHNKYGTKNTFLMLDLLLQSKKITESIEYLILLYHDALPHISSKKDASFLAY; encoded by the coding sequence ATGAATTTTTTTTATCCCTCAATTATAGTGGTTCTTTTTTTATTATCCATATTTGATCTTATTGTAGGCTTGATTAATGATGCCGTTAATTTTCTAAATTCTGCTATTGGATCTAAAGTTTCTTCTCGTCAAACTATCATGACTTTTGCTAGCTTAGGTATTTTATTAGGAGCTCTTTTGTCTAGTGGAATGATGGAAGTAGCAAGAAAAGGGGTTTTTGATCCTTCTTATTTTTATTTTTCAGATATTATTTTTATTTTTTTATCGGTTATGATATCCGATATTATTTTATTGGATATTTTTAACACTTTAGGATACCCCACGTCTACTACAGTCTCTATGGTTTTTTGTTTATTAGGTGCGGCTTTCAGCATTACCATGATAAAAATGATTTCTCCACTTAATAATGAACCCTTACATCATTTAACTCTATATATTAAAGCAGAAAAAACATTCACCATTAGTATTGGAATTTTTTTATCTATTATTATTTCTTTTACTTCCGGTGCTTTTATTCACTATTTCATTCGTTCTTTATTTAGTTTTGAATATGAAAGTAGATTAAAATATGTAGGGGTAATATGGAGTGCAATTTCATTGAGCAGTATGACTTATTTTCTTATTGTAAGAGGGTTGCATAGTACTTTACAAGGAATTATTGATGAAAATCAAACAGAATTTTCCTTGTTCATTCAATATTTCATAAAATGGATTCATCATAATTTTTTTATTTTTTTACTTACATTATTTTCAACATGGACTCTTATATCAAAGATATTTGTTTCTTTAGGATATAATATATTAAAATTTGTCGTATTATATGGGACTTTTTCTTTAGCTATGGCTTTTGCTGGAAATGATTTAGTCAATTTTATTGGTATTCCTATAGCCAGTATACAGTCTTATAAAATATGGAAAGAATCGGGAAGTCCTCCTGCTGAAAAATTCAATATGAAAAGTTTATCTGGAAATGTACAGGTCCCATCTTCTGTTTTAATTTTTGCAGGAATGATTATGATATTCACTCTTTGGTTCTCCAAAAAAACCAAAAACATCACAAGTACAGAACTTAATTTAAGTAGACAAAATGAAGGACCAGAAAAATTTTTATCCAATCCTTTTTCTAGAGGAATTGTTCGATTTTTTTTATATTTTGGAAATAATTTTTTTAAATTATTTCCAAAAAGATTTCTAGTTAAAATAGAAAAAAACTTTAAACCAAAAAAAATACAAAAAGAAAAAAATATAGCTTTTGACCTGGTTAGAGCTTCTGCTAATTTAACTATATCCAGCATATTGATATCTATAGCCACAGTTCAAAAACTGCCATTGTCTACCACTTTTGTTACTTTTATGGTATCTATGGGGACTTCTCTTTCAGATAGAGCATGGGACAGAGAAAGTGCAGTGTATAGAGTTTCAGGGGTATTAAAAGTCATAAGAGGATGGTTTTTAACCGGGTTCATTGCTTTTATTATGGCGGGATTCATAGCTGTTTTTTTATACTTTTTTAAAGCGTGGGCTCTATCCTTTCTTATTTTTTTTATTTTATTTCTTTTTTACAGAAGTTATAAAAACTATAATAAAATGAAAGGGATAAAAATGGAAAAAAAACCGTTTTTTGGGATAGTAAATCTAACTTTAGAGATCACTTTAAGCAATACCTTAGATATTCTAAAACCAATATTTGAATATATTGAGAATATTTACAAAAATAGCATAGAAGGAATTACTAAAGAAAATTTAGTAATTCTTCAAAAGAGTCGAAATAATTTTTTAAAAGTAAAAGAAAATTTTACGAAAATACATAACTCTTTGATTAAAGTTATTAGAAAAACGAAGAAACACGAACCGATTTCTGGAATCCTTTATCTACATATAAACAACAAAACTAAAGAAATCGTTGAATCTTTAGACATTATTACGAATCATACATTATTTCATGTCATAAATAGTCATAAACCTTTAAAATATCAACAAAAAAATAATTTGCTAACACTTGAGCATCTTATGATGAAACATTTAAACATCATAAAAAGAATAATAATTGATAAAAATTGTAAGGGGATTAAATTTCCTTGTACTATACAAAATGATATTATAAAAATAATTGAAGAGCAAATGAATCAACAGGTTATGGGGATTATACATAATAAATATGGAACAAAAAATACATTTTTGATGTTGGATCTTCTTTTACAATCAAAAAAAATAACGGAAAGTATAGAATATCTCATTTTATTGTATCACGATGCATTACCCCATATTTCATCCAAAAAAGACGCATCTTTTTTAGCTTACTAG
- the rpsP gene encoding 30S ribosomal protein S16 — protein MSVKIRLKRIGKKHRPIYHIVVADSRSPRNGKFIEKLGTYNPHTDPPSTVLKMQNSVSWLMKGAQPTNTVKSIFSKTGVLLNKHLLEGVKKGVFTNEEHQKRFHSWYKKYKI, from the coding sequence ATGTCCGTAAAAATTCGGTTAAAAAGAATTGGAAAAAAACATAGACCTATTTATCATATAGTTGTAGCTGATTCTCGATCCCCTAGAAATGGAAAATTTATTGAAAAACTAGGAACTTATAATCCTCATACGGATCCTCCTTCAACTGTATTAAAAATGCAAAATTCTGTATCCTGGTTAATGAAAGGAGCACAACCTACCAATACGGTAAAATCTATTTTTTCTAAAACAGGTGTATTATTGAACAAACATTTGTTAGAAGGAGTAAAAAAAGGAGTATTCACTAATGAAGAGCACCAAAAAAGGTTTCATTCATGGTACAAAAAATATAAAATTTAA